From Larus michahellis chromosome 5, bLarMic1.1, whole genome shotgun sequence, the proteins below share one genomic window:
- the CEP44 gene encoding centrosomal protein of 44 kDa isoform X1 translates to MATGDLKGSLRKIEQGLRLLNYPRDVDYTVLVKGDPAAFLPIISYSFTSFSTYIAELLVKCDVELTAKSDLRFIEAIYKVLRDQFQYKPILTKQQFLQFGFAERKMQIVCDIINCVVKKHKELSNSNKVKSQTRKKLKSFTCEVWSNCDNVLTLPNGSALNSKQKPLVERHSGNEVGDDLHPLPLPAQGGREEELHLDHDVVEVKCEQVAEDNSQIEFLKSQLADCQEKLHKLDWMEDKLHGLEEKLKGKVIIDEKDWNNLLSRVLLLETQLLLQSKKRDLTPEFSNISQECTCSRIPVSPDRERKEEMPEIHQSAGCSSLLSTDPSPKAATINSRDLTGISKETTRQRMERISKIIEETSELLKTSSNTSEKT, encoded by the exons ATGGCAACAGGAGACCTAAAaggaagtttaagaaaaatagaaCAAGGACTTCGCTTGTTAAATTATCCAAGAGATGTGGATTATACAGT GTTAGTAAAGGGTGATCCAGCTGCGTTTTTACCGATCATCAGCTATTCTTTTACATCTTTTTCAACTTATATCGCAGAACTTTTGGTGAAGTGCGATGTGGAACTCACAGCAAAGAGCGACTTGCGTTTTATTGAAGCTATTTATAAG GTTCTTCGAGATCAATTTCAATATAAACCAATTTTAACAAAACAGCAGTTTCTTCAGTTTGGCTTTGcggaaagaaaaatgcagattgTTTGTGACATCATCAACTGTGTGGTGAAAAAACATAAGGAATTAAGTAACTCGAATAAG GTTAAATCCCAAACAAGGAAAAAACTCAAATCTTTTACATGTGAAGTATGGTCAAATTGTGATAATGTCCTTACTCTTCCTAATGGCAGTGCTCTGAATTCCAAACAG AAGCCTCTAGTAGAACGGCACTCAGGAAATGAAGTTGGTGATGACCTTCATCCACTACCCCTTCCAGCACAGGGAGGTAGAGAAGAAGAATTGCACCTAGATCATGATGTTGTGGAAGTGAAATGTGAACAA GTCGCAGAAGATAATTCTCAGATTGAGTTCCTAAAGAGTCAGCTTGCTGATTGCCAGGAAAAGCTTCATAAGCTGGATTGGATGGAAGATAAACTTCACGGTTTAGAAGAGAAGCTGAAGGGAAAGGTGATCATAGATGAGAAGGACTGGAATAACTTGTTGAGTCGAGTTTTGCTTCTTGAAACGCAACTGTTGTTGCAATCCAAAAAG AGAGACTTAACTCCAGAGTTCAGCAATATAAGTCAAGAATGTACTTGTAGTAGGATTCCAGTTTCTCCTG AtcgggagaggaaggaggagatgccAGAGATCCATCAGTCGGCTGGATGCAGTTCACTGTTATCCACAGACCCATCTCCCAAAGCCGCGACCATTAATTCTCGTGATCTGACAGGCATTTCAAAG GAGACAACAAGACAAAGAATGGAAAGGATAAGTAAAAT aattgAAGAAACCTCAGAATTGTTGAAAACATCAAGCAACACCTCCGAGAAGACCTGA
- the CEP44 gene encoding centrosomal protein of 44 kDa isoform X5, with translation MLVKGDPAAFLPIISYSFTSFSTYIAELLVKCDVELTAKSDLRFIEAIYKVLRDQFQYKPILTKQQFLQFGFAERKMQIVCDIINCVVKKHKELSNSNKVKSQTRKKLKSFTCEVWSNCDNVLTLPNGSALNSKQKPLVERHSGNEVGDDLHPLPLPAQGGREEELHLDHDVVEVKCEQVAEDNSQIEFLKSQLADCQEKLHKLDWMEDKLHGLEEKLKGKVIIDEKDWNNLLSRVLLLETQLLLQSKKRDLTPEFSNISQECTCSRIPVSPDRERKEEMPEIHQSAGCSSLLSTDPSPKAATINSRDLTGISKETTRQRMERISKIIEETSELLKTSSNTSEKT, from the exons AT GTTAGTAAAGGGTGATCCAGCTGCGTTTTTACCGATCATCAGCTATTCTTTTACATCTTTTTCAACTTATATCGCAGAACTTTTGGTGAAGTGCGATGTGGAACTCACAGCAAAGAGCGACTTGCGTTTTATTGAAGCTATTTATAAG GTTCTTCGAGATCAATTTCAATATAAACCAATTTTAACAAAACAGCAGTTTCTTCAGTTTGGCTTTGcggaaagaaaaatgcagattgTTTGTGACATCATCAACTGTGTGGTGAAAAAACATAAGGAATTAAGTAACTCGAATAAG GTTAAATCCCAAACAAGGAAAAAACTCAAATCTTTTACATGTGAAGTATGGTCAAATTGTGATAATGTCCTTACTCTTCCTAATGGCAGTGCTCTGAATTCCAAACAG AAGCCTCTAGTAGAACGGCACTCAGGAAATGAAGTTGGTGATGACCTTCATCCACTACCCCTTCCAGCACAGGGAGGTAGAGAAGAAGAATTGCACCTAGATCATGATGTTGTGGAAGTGAAATGTGAACAA GTCGCAGAAGATAATTCTCAGATTGAGTTCCTAAAGAGTCAGCTTGCTGATTGCCAGGAAAAGCTTCATAAGCTGGATTGGATGGAAGATAAACTTCACGGTTTAGAAGAGAAGCTGAAGGGAAAGGTGATCATAGATGAGAAGGACTGGAATAACTTGTTGAGTCGAGTTTTGCTTCTTGAAACGCAACTGTTGTTGCAATCCAAAAAG AGAGACTTAACTCCAGAGTTCAGCAATATAAGTCAAGAATGTACTTGTAGTAGGATTCCAGTTTCTCCTG AtcgggagaggaaggaggagatgccAGAGATCCATCAGTCGGCTGGATGCAGTTCACTGTTATCCACAGACCCATCTCCCAAAGCCGCGACCATTAATTCTCGTGATCTGACAGGCATTTCAAAG GAGACAACAAGACAAAGAATGGAAAGGATAAGTAAAAT aattgAAGAAACCTCAGAATTGTTGAAAACATCAAGCAACACCTCCGAGAAGACCTGA
- the CEP44 gene encoding centrosomal protein of 44 kDa isoform X2 produces the protein MATGDLKGSLRKIEQGLRLLNYPRDVDYTVLVKGDPAAFLPIISYSFTSFSTYIAELLVKCDVELTAKSDLRFIEAIYKVLRDQFQYKPILTKQQFLQFGFAERKMQIVCDIINCVVKKHKELSNSNKVKSQTRKKLKSFTCEVWSNCDNVLTLPNGSALNSKQPLVERHSGNEVGDDLHPLPLPAQGGREEELHLDHDVVEVKCEQVAEDNSQIEFLKSQLADCQEKLHKLDWMEDKLHGLEEKLKGKVIIDEKDWNNLLSRVLLLETQLLLQSKKRDLTPEFSNISQECTCSRIPVSPDRERKEEMPEIHQSAGCSSLLSTDPSPKAATINSRDLTGISKETTRQRMERISKIIEETSELLKTSSNTSEKT, from the exons ATGGCAACAGGAGACCTAAAaggaagtttaagaaaaatagaaCAAGGACTTCGCTTGTTAAATTATCCAAGAGATGTGGATTATACAGT GTTAGTAAAGGGTGATCCAGCTGCGTTTTTACCGATCATCAGCTATTCTTTTACATCTTTTTCAACTTATATCGCAGAACTTTTGGTGAAGTGCGATGTGGAACTCACAGCAAAGAGCGACTTGCGTTTTATTGAAGCTATTTATAAG GTTCTTCGAGATCAATTTCAATATAAACCAATTTTAACAAAACAGCAGTTTCTTCAGTTTGGCTTTGcggaaagaaaaatgcagattgTTTGTGACATCATCAACTGTGTGGTGAAAAAACATAAGGAATTAAGTAACTCGAATAAG GTTAAATCCCAAACAAGGAAAAAACTCAAATCTTTTACATGTGAAGTATGGTCAAATTGTGATAATGTCCTTACTCTTCCTAATGGCAGTGCTCTGAATTCCAAACAG CCTCTAGTAGAACGGCACTCAGGAAATGAAGTTGGTGATGACCTTCATCCACTACCCCTTCCAGCACAGGGAGGTAGAGAAGAAGAATTGCACCTAGATCATGATGTTGTGGAAGTGAAATGTGAACAA GTCGCAGAAGATAATTCTCAGATTGAGTTCCTAAAGAGTCAGCTTGCTGATTGCCAGGAAAAGCTTCATAAGCTGGATTGGATGGAAGATAAACTTCACGGTTTAGAAGAGAAGCTGAAGGGAAAGGTGATCATAGATGAGAAGGACTGGAATAACTTGTTGAGTCGAGTTTTGCTTCTTGAAACGCAACTGTTGTTGCAATCCAAAAAG AGAGACTTAACTCCAGAGTTCAGCAATATAAGTCAAGAATGTACTTGTAGTAGGATTCCAGTTTCTCCTG AtcgggagaggaaggaggagatgccAGAGATCCATCAGTCGGCTGGATGCAGTTCACTGTTATCCACAGACCCATCTCCCAAAGCCGCGACCATTAATTCTCGTGATCTGACAGGCATTTCAAAG GAGACAACAAGACAAAGAATGGAAAGGATAAGTAAAAT aattgAAGAAACCTCAGAATTGTTGAAAACATCAAGCAACACCTCCGAGAAGACCTGA
- the CEP44 gene encoding centrosomal protein of 44 kDa isoform X3 encodes MMTARSVNKICINMSLAASAELVKGDPAAFLPIISYSFTSFSTYIAELLVKCDVELTAKSDLRFIEAIYKVLRDQFQYKPILTKQQFLQFGFAERKMQIVCDIINCVVKKHKELSNSNKVKSQTRKKLKSFTCEVWSNCDNVLTLPNGSALNSKQKPLVERHSGNEVGDDLHPLPLPAQGGREEELHLDHDVVEVKCEQVAEDNSQIEFLKSQLADCQEKLHKLDWMEDKLHGLEEKLKGKVIIDEKDWNNLLSRVLLLETQLLLQSKKRDLTPEFSNISQECTCSRIPVSPDRERKEEMPEIHQSAGCSSLLSTDPSPKAATINSRDLTGISKETTRQRMERISKIIEETSELLKTSSNTSEKT; translated from the exons ATGATGACAGCAAGAAGTGTAAACAAGATATGTATAAATATGAGCCTTGCAGCCAGTGCTGA GTTAGTAAAGGGTGATCCAGCTGCGTTTTTACCGATCATCAGCTATTCTTTTACATCTTTTTCAACTTATATCGCAGAACTTTTGGTGAAGTGCGATGTGGAACTCACAGCAAAGAGCGACTTGCGTTTTATTGAAGCTATTTATAAG GTTCTTCGAGATCAATTTCAATATAAACCAATTTTAACAAAACAGCAGTTTCTTCAGTTTGGCTTTGcggaaagaaaaatgcagattgTTTGTGACATCATCAACTGTGTGGTGAAAAAACATAAGGAATTAAGTAACTCGAATAAG GTTAAATCCCAAACAAGGAAAAAACTCAAATCTTTTACATGTGAAGTATGGTCAAATTGTGATAATGTCCTTACTCTTCCTAATGGCAGTGCTCTGAATTCCAAACAG AAGCCTCTAGTAGAACGGCACTCAGGAAATGAAGTTGGTGATGACCTTCATCCACTACCCCTTCCAGCACAGGGAGGTAGAGAAGAAGAATTGCACCTAGATCATGATGTTGTGGAAGTGAAATGTGAACAA GTCGCAGAAGATAATTCTCAGATTGAGTTCCTAAAGAGTCAGCTTGCTGATTGCCAGGAAAAGCTTCATAAGCTGGATTGGATGGAAGATAAACTTCACGGTTTAGAAGAGAAGCTGAAGGGAAAGGTGATCATAGATGAGAAGGACTGGAATAACTTGTTGAGTCGAGTTTTGCTTCTTGAAACGCAACTGTTGTTGCAATCCAAAAAG AGAGACTTAACTCCAGAGTTCAGCAATATAAGTCAAGAATGTACTTGTAGTAGGATTCCAGTTTCTCCTG AtcgggagaggaaggaggagatgccAGAGATCCATCAGTCGGCTGGATGCAGTTCACTGTTATCCACAGACCCATCTCCCAAAGCCGCGACCATTAATTCTCGTGATCTGACAGGCATTTCAAAG GAGACAACAAGACAAAGAATGGAAAGGATAAGTAAAAT aattgAAGAAACCTCAGAATTGTTGAAAACATCAAGCAACACCTCCGAGAAGACCTGA
- the CEP44 gene encoding centrosomal protein of 44 kDa isoform X4, protein MATGDLKGSLRKIEQGLRLLNYPRDVDYTVLVKGDPAAFLPIISYSFTSFSTYIAELLVKCDVELTAKSDLRFIEAIYKVLRDQFQYKPILTKQQFLQFGFAERKMQIVCDIINCVVKKHKELSNSNKVKSQTRKKLKSFTCEVWSNCDNVLTLPNGSALNSKQKPLVERHSGNEVGDDLHPLPLPAQGGREEELHLDHDVVEVKCEQVAEDNSQIEFLKSQLADCQEKLHKLDWMEDKLHGLEEKLKGKVIIDEKDWNNLLSRVLLLETQLLLQSKKRDLTPEFSNISQECTCSRIPVSPDRERKEEMPEIHQSAGCSSLLSTDPSPKAATINSRDLTGISKETTRQRMERISKM, encoded by the exons ATGGCAACAGGAGACCTAAAaggaagtttaagaaaaatagaaCAAGGACTTCGCTTGTTAAATTATCCAAGAGATGTGGATTATACAGT GTTAGTAAAGGGTGATCCAGCTGCGTTTTTACCGATCATCAGCTATTCTTTTACATCTTTTTCAACTTATATCGCAGAACTTTTGGTGAAGTGCGATGTGGAACTCACAGCAAAGAGCGACTTGCGTTTTATTGAAGCTATTTATAAG GTTCTTCGAGATCAATTTCAATATAAACCAATTTTAACAAAACAGCAGTTTCTTCAGTTTGGCTTTGcggaaagaaaaatgcagattgTTTGTGACATCATCAACTGTGTGGTGAAAAAACATAAGGAATTAAGTAACTCGAATAAG GTTAAATCCCAAACAAGGAAAAAACTCAAATCTTTTACATGTGAAGTATGGTCAAATTGTGATAATGTCCTTACTCTTCCTAATGGCAGTGCTCTGAATTCCAAACAG AAGCCTCTAGTAGAACGGCACTCAGGAAATGAAGTTGGTGATGACCTTCATCCACTACCCCTTCCAGCACAGGGAGGTAGAGAAGAAGAATTGCACCTAGATCATGATGTTGTGGAAGTGAAATGTGAACAA GTCGCAGAAGATAATTCTCAGATTGAGTTCCTAAAGAGTCAGCTTGCTGATTGCCAGGAAAAGCTTCATAAGCTGGATTGGATGGAAGATAAACTTCACGGTTTAGAAGAGAAGCTGAAGGGAAAGGTGATCATAGATGAGAAGGACTGGAATAACTTGTTGAGTCGAGTTTTGCTTCTTGAAACGCAACTGTTGTTGCAATCCAAAAAG AGAGACTTAACTCCAGAGTTCAGCAATATAAGTCAAGAATGTACTTGTAGTAGGATTCCAGTTTCTCCTG AtcgggagaggaaggaggagatgccAGAGATCCATCAGTCGGCTGGATGCAGTTCACTGTTATCCACAGACCCATCTCCCAAAGCCGCGACCATTAATTCTCGTGATCTGACAGGCATTTCAAAG GAGACAACAAGACAAAGAATGGAAAGGATAAGTAAAATGTAA